agagcactagaatgacatgtgcattcttcgagagcaatagactgacatgtgcattcttcgagagcactagactgatatgtgctTTCTGCAGAGcactagactaatatttgtgtCCTTTAGGGCATtggactgattatgtgtattcCTACATGATCACAAGACTTTTAAAGTGCAGGGCACctccaataggaagttaacaattttatttttcttctaacaggATCAGTAGTactgggtatgtttatactcacccttttatgtttaatctttttccgTGAAACTGCCATAGggaaatgtccttcaaattgcttcaactttatatttttttttatttggttttctttagtaattgagactgttttgggtttcatgattgaacgacttttatgttcttgaacattctttattatcgatacttttacactttcaaaattttatttgaaatagagcccgaataaaaactctttaatgttgttaaaaaatatatttttttaaattataaagtcttaTGGTTAAAGGACGAATCTAGTCTTAAAGTAATAACTTCAGCTTAATTCGAAAAATTAGGTCGTTACAATCTATtttgcagaaaagaaaatcatcgaTTTTATTTTCGTTaagaaaagttgtttttcttctacatatttataactctttttctttcattgagtaggagacgggtaggagaaaatcataggattctattaaattgatgtgtgaattgatgtggattgccgaaagtatacatgtgaatgactgaaattatgcttatgtgtacatgatgatattaatagattgtgcTGTATAAAGATTTGGATGTGAACTAGTGAATTTGATTCGGTTGGATGTGGATTATACTGAACTGTGGTTTGCGCTGGTAAAAATGAGGGGTGTTGTGACTTTGTGGTTTACTTGACGAatgtattaaaatgttatcaacGACCTTCGAACATAAGTGAGATAGGTTGACTGTTAGAATGTTGAGTGaaagaactttatattttgaagtaactgaaagatgtcATAAATTACCGTAAATATGGTTAGAAtggattgaggggaaaaattgttagttttaCTAGGATGTatgccttgtaggtgtcctacgggatcaccaatttttATGCGACCTTCGGAgaattagactgatatgtgtttctgcagaacactagactgaaatgtacgtccctcggggcgttagactgaaatgtgcatcctatgggatcacaagactgcgactgtatagggtgtcccaatagaatgttaacaatttattttcccctgacgggaGGGGACCAGTcgagggtctcttactggatatttttatactcaccctccttatgtttaatttttcaggcaaaggtaataaaggcggcaaaccggcgaggggcaggaaggaagcatGACCGCCACAGGGaacactttaaaattttgcttccgcttagtGATTTATAGTATTATTTGTATTCGAACGTGAGactgtttagaaaattttgaggttttaaagtattcaaagatttgaaactttttagttttaaattttcatgtgaattttagtaatttaaaactGGGGcccaaacaacaaaataaattttgttcttttgaggttttaaattttaattaaactcggtcttttgtcaaaattaacgATTTTGACATAGTTAGAAAAGTCGGGTCGTTACAATTATAATGTATgactatatattatactaattatactaatttccaaagtaaatttgaatatttcaaattagaaccaatataaataaatcacattatcattttgtatcatccattactttgtatttagtcatactaattggatcaacctaatacataaaacaaatatagaaaaattaaaaaaaaacatgcacaaatagagacaaatagacattaatagctatctatctctatctatctaaAACAAGCACACATAAATTGTCCTATTTCTCTATCGAATGGACAAAAATAGCagtctatttataaatacctgagatacaaacattaaaaaaaaaaaaaaaccttaccaataaaattcttgacttttcatgttattctaaatgcaaCACGTTCTCAGCCCAAGAAGTCAAACAACTcttcattgtaaaagtagctttacttctttcatcaaaccacttttgcaatACATCTCTAATTGAACTAAGCATGGTAGCTACAGGTAGTTCTCTaagatctttaaaaaataaatttacactgtctacacaatttgatgtcatcattctatatatgaaactCATTATACCTGAGATAGATTCAACCAATTTATCAAAGAACCTTGGAATCAACATGTATGATTTAACTGTGTCaccttttaatatctttactaTATGTTCTTTTGCCCTCCAAGCCTTCTGCTAACTTATATTAACTCCAAGATTTGTACATGCCTTATGCACAATTGCTTTTGGAATGAAACGATTAGTAGACATGAACCTGAACTCATCTATCAAGCAACTGTCAATTACTGTTGAAGAAGCTTGCATGTGACAACTAGTATACAATGAACAGTCATgttcataaatgtattttcatagCATCCACAACTCGCTCTTCTTATAACGAGATGTCCTAATAAACCATTTGCACTCTTCTAGTAGGCATCTAAATTCAAGAGacctcaaatttgatattgtagttctaaattgaaagttgttaTTCACTTCTATTATGCCAAAACACTTTGAAAGCACttctttactttcaaataaactattttccttcaaatcacCATGATATGAGATGTCTCttataatttcatcatttgaaaCATAAGAAGAAGAACCTACATCAATGACATATCAATTCTAAAACTACTAGAaccttctaaaaaaattaacagtTACATGAGCAACTAATGGATGTATTAGTTGCATCTTtagcaaaagataaataccaagccacatcattgtctttctttacTGGCACCACAGTTGGACCTTGcttttaccaaaatcaagtaaaacaGATAATTCTACTTATCCATCCAATTGAATCTGTTCACATATTAAATCAACTAGAGAATTAAAGCTGACTCGGAcactaccaaaatttcagcaactaagtaattctcataaatattacatccattccattgacctccataaaaaacaacaataggaaaagacattataatctgtaaaaaaaataaataaaataaaattaagtatttaattgtgatagaaagaaatagatagacatagatatacatttattactgaataaaagaataaaatgtacaaaatgataatactaaacacaatgcaagaataagtaaacgatcgtgcaatgaaataatatacattaaacgaTCCTATTAACCGTGATAAACGACCATTTAACAAcggtaaatgataatattgattaaaataaattatcgtgTTGACATGGGTACACGATCATATGATATTGGTGATCGTATTGAATAGTGTAAACAATCGTCTTGTTAtcggtacacgatcgtgttaatatttgtaagtgaTTCTATTGATAGTGGTAACTGATCGTGTAATTCCATGTAAATTATcgtcaaaaactttaaactatcgACTTTATAATGAAGTACATAATTCTTAcattaatacttaaaatttgttgtaacgacccaacttttctaactaagttgaagtcattaattttgacaaagagaccttgattgacacaaaatatagtaaaattcacttgaaatcatacgatcaaagaaaacaaacttaagtttgggccctatttcaaataaccaaaactttaaaagtactatttacaaaacaacagTTCGTAAACTCAGTTCcatcacaaaatttttaaaaaacctcatatacaaaggaaaaacaagaaacataaagcgGAAGCATTTGAAGGACATTCCCTTATGGCAATAACGTCTCCTTCTTGTCCCTCGTTGGTCTACCTCCTttgttacctttgcctgaaatagttaaacatgaaaggatgagtataaacatacccaatAAGAGACCCGCTATTGGTCCCgttaggggaaaaagaaactgttaacttcctattggggtaccctgcacagtcacagtcttgtgatcccgtaggatacacataatcagtctaacgcctCAAAGGACGCATAAATCAGTCTAGTGTTtcgcagaaacacatatcagtctaatgctcccgaaggatgcacatatcagtctagtgctatCGAAGGATGACATatcaggtggtgatcccgtaggacacctgcAAGGTAACTACCCAATagaaatctaacaattttcccctcaatccattctaaacatcttaacaCTATTCATAGTACAATCCAGCTACTTCAACATATAATCCTTTCACTTAACACCCTAATAGTCAACCTATCTCACTTTAGCCCAATGTCCGCCAGTAACATAtcaatacatcagtcaatcaaactatatagtcATAACACCCCTCAATTCACAGTACACAACCATACTTTAGTATAAcctacacccaatctaaacgacaatcacaagttcacatccacattccatacaaacacaatctacaattgtCGTCCTGTCTAcatccatacatatatatatatatattcccagacaatcacaatatgcattcaacatcaAGTCTACATCAatccatgtatatatatattttttcagtcattcacagtatacattcaacaccaaGTCTACATCCATACGTGTATATATCGTTTCAACATCTTTACTCAATCGGAGGTAACTATACAGACAGcacaattcaaaactataggtgagtccagtagtAGAGAATCCTTACCTTATAACCTTACTTaagcttctttttcaaactaaagtgcaacgaaccgacctaaacataattgaagagaaatcaatcacttccacaaacaatttaatccattcaattcactctatatgtaaattccataacttacccaaattgtggagaatcaaattctaacGGAGACGGATCGGTGCAACAAATAACCAACAATTCAGATCTAAACATACATGGCGTGACGAACCGGAGTGACTCGGGCTAACGGTGATGCGACGATAGGACAAAATTTGCTTGACGTTCGGTGTAGGTGGAAGACGGTGGTGAAGTTGattggagaaggaaaagagaaggaagaaaagagatggtGGTGTGGCCGTAggttgaagaggaagagaaaggaagaagatgaataggaaaagagaaaaaataagattaaatattataaatatatatatatgaaataaaaaaaaaagtagaataacgatgaaattttgaaaaatgaaaatttggataaagtaaaatttgaaaataaagatttgatacaaatccaatatttggagaaaaaaaagtgtgttaaGATAATGTAggagaaaatcaatatttatgctaaaattttgcatatttcaaaattagttacaGTTTAACTAAAAAGCAGGCGAGGGATTTTAGggttaatgaaaattcaaaacacgtGAAATGCTCATGTTTGCTattcttctaataaaattttgctattttctcaaatgagtgtaatccaacaaaatgaagttgtgtgtgtgaacaaaaatgaggtaaatagctttgatgatgatggcaaatgggtaaagaaaatcttatcttattcttcacttttcatttaattgacaaaaagtaACCAACCATatgaagggaaaaacaaaatgctctCTCAGTTACTTTactcatttctttgttctttgtgtgggagatatttgaaatggagatgaagatcaaaatgaaagagagattatGCATACACTGTGAGAAGCAcacagaaaaattgaaaataaattgaaaagaagagagagataagtCTGAGGGAGAaatattcatttccttttcaaagtgaattgcaaagaaattttctcaaatttaaaagaaaggagaaatatacaaagtcaGCCACCGCTTCTTCTCCCTTCAGTTAGCAGTTTTCGTCTCCCtctcttctattattaaaataaataaataaaatatcacaacccgacttaacacaaactatttactccaactttttcaactacaaatttaatttctcaacttttaaactattttaaacttacaaaCCGGCgagggcaggaaggaagcgtgaccGCCACAGGGGactctttaaaattttgcttccgcttagtGATTTATAGTATTATTTGTATTCGAACGTGAGACtgtttagaaaattatgaGGTTTTAAAGTATTCAaagatttgaaactttttagttttaaattttaatgtggattttagtaatttaaaactgggcccaaacaaacaaaataaattttgttcttttgaggtttgaaattttaattaaccaaggtcttttgtcaaatgttaatgacctcgacttaGGTAAAAAGTTGAGTCGTTACAAAAACCGTTAGTTGGCTACGTTTTGGAAGCTCGATGACTAAAAtggatgttttgaaagttctaaggctaaaatggaatttaaatcaacataatagtaagttcaagatcaaagacaagctaaacaataaaatgttacgaccagaaaacaatctaatcataattagaaacatggatgtatgtatttgtacaccaaatcacaaaaaataactcCAGATTTCGATCTAgagacaattaaaaacttgaacaaatttgataattaaagaaacatgGAGATGGCCATATGTATGGAACACTCAGAGAACACGTGTTGAACACTAGTTAGTACAGTAGATGTGTTAGACAACAAGTATTCCAATGCAATAAAGGTCAAGATTGGTCACACACAATATTAAACTCTTggctttgaataagttttgagTGAAGGACAAGCTTagttttaagcatataaatacataaacttattgactttgaatttctatataaatatgatacatactttataaattatatatattaaaactttgTTCTAGCactatcctatattttttttaaaaaaaatgacacgtCACCATGTCTATGATTTATTGACCCATGTCTAGAATTTGTATACGTGCTTGTTTGTTGAGAACTTCACGTCTTCATTAGATGGGATGATAGCCATATTATAGTGgttgtatatgtaatatagagAACCAAACCTAGTACTCGAGATTTGTATAATAACAGAGAACTTACATTTCCACCGGCTGACTTGACTATCAGGGATAGAGTTTTAGGTGGTGGTTGAGCGTGAGCTGATATGCAAATATCATACCCTTCAAATAAAACTCCAGGACATGCTTTTGCCCTGAGAACTGCAGCTTTTAAGCTGGCTCGATACTTCGATATGTAGTCATCATCATTTAGTATGTAAGGCAACTCGTCTGCAGATCATAAggaattaatcaatcacaaaaattaggtaggatgaaaaacataagtggaagaaaatacattacgCTTTGATACTAGCAAGCCATTCGAACTTACCAACAAATATGCCTTCCTGGTAGCTTTCCTTTAACCAACTGGAGGAGACAATCCAAGCTCTGAgtaatttgcaattaacttgcaattttagtaacaagatatagtaaaaattatgaGCAAGAGCACACTGATATGCTTGAAGCCACATGGTAATGCATATGCTCGATAATCATTGAGAACATTAacaggagaaaataaagttaagaacagtagcttgaagaataaaaaacattctacaacataaaatcttcaaaaacacattgcttaaaatcaagtttactaatataaaaggtaagatattacgttccactctccacactactaaagttcaacatttcacatattgaaaggtaaagaatataactgaaaaaagcataaataggtaagaaaaagcatagagaaatgcaaaagaatccttggctttgatatattgaaaggtaAAGAATATCAAACATAGATGCCCGGGAGAAGAACTCCTACAATACACACTTAACGCAGATTATCATTCGCTAACATGGGACCTTCTAGAGGAATTCTGTTaggatacttcctaacaagaacaagatcttaatttattataatgaactataagaaaatacaagataaaaccaagtataaggcacttggaacctccctcttgagtacacTCACCAAGCCCTAGATCACTCCCCAGAATTCTCCCCTCattaccctccctccatttataataagatgtaaccaccacttacataataactactagtaactttctaaatatctaattacccttatacccctaaccttatactaatctaggtatctaacattaCCCGATCCTTCAAAAaaccttgtcctcaaggtgtgcttacaaacatgatcaaggcccctttctctttttttctctttgtaatTGCAAACAATCCCCAGCATTCTGCtcttcaatgttgaaaaagaaatcctcccCTTCGGCTTTGAAAAAATCTCGATTCCAATAAGGTCCATTGACTGCAGCCCACAAAGCAGCCCAATGtacttgaattttccttttccaaaacacATTGTCTTAGTTAACCCTTTGCATATCACcaacaagtgtttaattttcaaactcttcatctCTAGTGGGCTAGGCCATAATCAAAAGTGTTGCGTCAAGACCAAAAATCATACTGCCCCGGTTTCATTCCTAGGACCCACCTACTGTAACGACCCGACTTTCATATTCCGCCACCAATAAAATCGTTTTAGATCCTGATACATTTTTTGTGCTACCAGGATGCATGGAAAATGGGGAATTATGGGCTTCATCTAGTAAGTCAAATCTTAACTGCACTGTTCGCTGGCACACACAAACGTCTCTCAACATCAATCCACCAGTAGAGGATATGGAGAACTCATCAGTCTGCCCTGTTCCAACGAGGCGACGTCTCTCCATCAAATAAGGATCACTACTCTGAGCATCAATAATCTTCTGCCTCAGAGTTGGTTGCACCGTTAATTGAGCTAACTGTGAGGTGACTCTCCCCACAGATACTGCAATCTCAGCTCTCTCCAAGTCTCGATGTAACGGTACCTGTCTAGTAATGAGTGCTGCCGAATGTGATACTTTTCTACTAAGAGCATCAGCCACCACATTCGCCTTACCAGGATGGTACAATATCTCGCAGTCATAATCCTGTAACAACTCGAGCCACCTTCGCTGTCTCATATTCAACTCCTTCTGAGTGAAGAAGTACTTCAGGCTCTTATGGTCAGTAAagatttgtatcttttcaTCATACAAATAATGTCTCCATATCTTCAGTGCAAAAACAATTGCTGCCAACTCCAAATCATGTGTGGGGTAGTTCTGCTCGTGACTCTTCAACTGACGAGAGGCATAAGCAACCACCTTACCTTGCTGCATCAAAACACAACCCAGTCCTTTCTTGGAAGCATCACTGTAAATCACAAAACTTCCGGATCCATCTGGTACTGTAAGGACCGGTCCAGTAACTAACCTTTGCTTAAGGTTCTGAAAACTATCTTCACAAGTTGGGCTCCAAGCAAAAGGAGTTCCCTTCTGGGTCAACTGAGTCAAGGGAGTAGCCAAACGTGAAAAATTCTCTACAAACCTCCGGTAGTACCCTGCTAAACCCAAAAAACTACGAACCTCACTAACTGTAGAGGGTCGAGACCAATTGGTAACCGCTTCAATATTTGCAGGATCTACAGAAACTCCCTCACTGGAAACCACATGACCAAGAAAAGCCACCTGCTTCAACCAAAATTCGCTTAGAGAATTTAGCATAAAGTTTATTGACTCGAAGAGTCTCTAACACTTTATGTAAATGTTCCTCATGTTCGGCCTCAGTCTtggaataaaccaaaatatcatcaatgaagactatcacaaaagtgtctaagaaatccttaaacacCATGTTcatcaaattcataaatacTGCAGGTGCATTAGTCAAACCAAAAGACATTACTATGAATTCATAATGTCCATACCTCGAACGAAATGCAGTCTTAGGAATATCACTgtctctaatcctcaactgGTGATAACCTGACCGTAAGTCAATCTTAGAGAACACTGTGGCTCCCTGTAACTGATCGAACAAATCATCGATTCTGGGTAAAGGATATATGTTCTTGATTGTTACTTTATTCAACTCTCTATAGTCAATGCAAAGACGCATCGacccatccttcttcttcacaaacaatACTGGTGCACCCCAAGGCGACACACTAGGTCGAATAAAACCTTTGTCAAGCAACTCCTGTAACTGTACCTTCAGTTCTTTCAACTCGGCAAGAGCCATCCTATAAGGGGCTCTAGAAATGGGAGTAGTGTCTGGCTCCAACTCAATGGCAAAATCAATCTCCCTATGTGGCAGAAGTCCTGGAAGATCTTCTAGAAACACCTCTGGGTATTCTCTTACCACAGGTTCTGAAGTTAAAGAAGTCTCATCTTCCCTAGTATCCACCACACTTGCTTACTTTAGGCAGTACTACTGTTCCTCCCCCTTTGAATTTAAAGCTAGATTCGGTAGGGGGACTGAACACAACCTCCTTACGAGAACAATCAATGCTAGCATGATTAGTAGCTAGCCAATCCATGtctaaaattacatcaaagtcacGCATATCTAATACTAACAAGGTTACGTCCAGCACACGACCAGCTATCTCAATTTTACATGCTTTAATCTTTTCCTtagacaacataatttctccagACGGTGTAGACACTGACAAGACATAATCTAAGGGTTCCACCTCTAAGCATGCATGCGTCACAAAAAGCGATGAAATAAATCAATGAGAAGACCCTGAGTCAAACAAGGTTAAGGCAAAATGCCCTAACACTGGTAGTGTACCTGTCACCACTATGCCGACCTTCTCTGCTTCTGATCTACTAGTGGCAAAGATTGTACCCGTTGTGGAGGTCTCGCTCCCTCACTGCTCTGTCCAGCCCCAGTAGATCTCAAGGGACATCGATCAGCCATGTGTCCCTCTTGCTTGCACTTATAACAGACTCTCGTTCCCATCAAACAATGACCCAGGTGGCGTTTCCCACACGTATTGCATAGTGGCTTCTCTCTAGTAGTGTCTCCTGCCCCACCAGAACTCTGCTGGAAACTGCGAAAAGGATCGCCTGATCTCAAGTTCCTCTGAGGAACTCCCACAATTCTCTGCTCTGCTTTCCTCTTCTGACTAGACGACGTTCCCTTATCAGAACTCCTTGCCTGAATTTCGTCCTTCCCAATACTCATATCCACTGCCAGACGCAGCGCTTCAGCCTGGGTAGTGGCTTTAGTGCTCGCACAAAGCCTCTAATCTCATCTCTCAATCCTTTGACAAACCTTTCAGCTCTAGCCTGCTCATTACCAACAAATTCAGGGGCAAAGCGCGACAGCATATCAAACTCCTGGTCATACTCCTCAACTGTCATGTGTCCTTGCTTCAATTCCAAGAACTCCTGGCTTTTGGCGTCTCTAAGGTTAGCCGAGAAAAACTTGGTATAGAAGCAGTCTTTAAACTGATCCCAAGTGATCTGTCTCACATCTCCACCTAACATACACATCGTAGTCCTCCACCAAATAATACCTCTGTCCCTCAGAAGAAAAGCAGCACACTGAACCCTATGCTCCTCTGGACATctcatgtaattaaatatggtttCCACAGAGGACAACCACAACTCAGCTTTAGTAGGATCCTCCAGTGACCCATCAAACGTCTGAGGGTCATATTTCCTAAAGTCTCTCAAATGTTTCGCCTGAGTAGAAAGCTGGTTCGGTTGTATCTGTGGCTGTTGTGCAGCCAATCCTTGTGCAAGAGGGGCTGCTGGTGCAGGTGGAGCTGCTGGTACAGGGGAACCACCGGTGCAGGCGAAACAACTGGTGCAGGTGGAACTGCAGGTACCTGCTGGTTCTGAGCTATAGCCGTCATAAGCTCCGTGAACCTCTGCTCCATGTGAGCAAACAGTGCAACAACTCAACGTGAGTCACGGGTGCAGCAGGAATTCGCTGTTCAGCTTGACCCTCAGTAGGTTGATTAAGACCTGCTCCTCTACCCCGGCCTCTACGACCTCCTCTACGAACACCTCTTTGGCGGCATAATTCCTATTATCCACCAACAactccttttttaaaaagtcttAATCATAAGCATAAAGCAAATCTTAATCATCGTGCaatctagtttaatttaggcaaagtcatgcaaataaaccatacatataagCATAAAGCATACCTGACGAGAGACGAAGGGTCGCGTTAGCCATAGGGACACAAAACATAGACTTACATCGTAAGTCAGTCTACAGAACTAAAACTTGGTctctgataccaactgtaacgaCCCGACTTTTCTAACTATGTCAAAATcgttaattttgacaaaagaccgagtttaattaaaatttaaaacctcaaaagaacaaaatttattttgtttgtttgggccccagttttaaattactaaaattcacgtgaaaatttaaaactaaaaagtttcaaatctttgaatactttaaaacctcaaaattttctaaacagtCTCACGTTCGAATACAAATAATACTATAAATCactaagcggaagcaaaattttaaagtgtcCCCTGTGGCGGTCatgcttccttcctgcccctcgccggtttgccgcctttattacctttgcctgaaaaattaaacataaggagggtgagtataaaaatacccagtaagagacccttTACTCGTCCCGTCAGGGgaaattgttaacattctattgggacactctgtacagtcgcagtcttaTGATCTCGTAGGATGCACATTTtagtctaacgccccgagagacgtacatttcagtctagtgttctgcagaaacacatatcagtctaatgctcccgaaggtcGCAtaaaattggtgatcccgtaggacacctacaaggcatACATCCTActaaaactaacaatttttcccctcaatccaTTCTAACCATCTTTACGGTAATTTATgacatctttcagttacttcaaaatataaagttctttCACTCAACATTCTAACAGTCAACCTATCTCACTTAAGTTCGAAGGTCgttgataacattttaatacatCCGTCAAGTAAACCACAAAGTCACAACACCCCTCATTTTTACCATCGCAAACCACAGTTCAGTATAATCCACATCCAACCGAAACAAATTCACTAGTTCACATCCAAATCTTTATACATcacaatctattaatatcatcatgtacacataagcataatttcagtcattcacatgtatactttcggcaatccacatcaattcacacatcaatgtatatatatatatgtttccagtcaaatacaacatacactaaacatttaGTCTGCAACCAAACGTGTACATCTTAATCATCATCCATACAATCCAACacaactcaaaaactttagGTGAGTCCAATAGAAAGTCCCTTACCTCGAGTTAGGGAAGCTCCTTAATCAACTAAGGTCCACGAAAAATATCCTAAGCATAACCATAAGAAATTCgattattttcataaactttcTCTAATTCAATTTCCCTCAATGAAACTCCTACACTTACTTGA
This is a stretch of genomic DNA from Cucumis sativus cultivar 9930 chromosome 4, Cucumber_9930_V3, whole genome shotgun sequence. It encodes these proteins:
- the LOC116403235 gene encoding mediator of DNA damage checkpoint protein 1-like isoform X1 encodes the protein MWLQAYQCALAHNFYYILLLKLQVNCKLLRAWIVSSSWLKESYQEGIFVDELPYILNDDDYISKYRASLKAAVLRAKACPGVLFEGYDICISAHAQPPPKTLSLIVKSAGGNVSSLLLYKSRVLGLVLYITYTTTIIWLSSHLMKT
- the LOC116403235 gene encoding mediator of DNA damage checkpoint protein 1-like isoform X2, which encodes MWLQAYQCALAHNFYYILLLKLQVNCKLLRAWIVSSSWLKESYQEGIFVDELPYILNDDDYISKYRASLKAAVLRAKACPGVLFEGYDICISAHAQPPPKTLSLIVKSAGGNVGSLHFSLKKKLK